The Medicago truncatula cultivar Jemalong A17 chromosome 4, MtrunA17r5.0-ANR, whole genome shotgun sequence genome includes a region encoding these proteins:
- the LOC25491198 gene encoding uncharacterized protein has translation MKVVFLATFLLFISGVVAISNEDFNMNFTSEGKSIIQSNEQAHELIGNIDGNGNKGVSTRVNHKVVFMERINEHKHELSVTVRKGGGGKGGGGRGGGFGIGRGAGAAAGVVVGGTTAGVVGEESINHGPRHSHNSAASFYAGTYFCFSTFILCVIFWL, from the exons ATGAAGGTAGTATTTCTTGCAACTTTTCTACTGTTCATTTCAGGTGTTGTAGCCATATCAAATGAAGATTTCAATATGAATTTTACTTCAGAAGGCAAAAGCATTATCCAAAGCAATGAACAAGCACATGAGCTTATTG GGAACATAGATGGAAATGGAAACAAAGGAGTCTCTACAAGGGTGAATCACAAAGTTGTGTTTATGGAACGTATTAATGAGCACAAACATGAACTATCTGTTACTGTAAGAAAAGGAGGCGGTGGGAAGGGAGGAGGGGGACGAGGAGGAGGATTCGGTATAGGAAGAGGGGCTGGAGCTGCTGCTGGAGTTGTCGTCGGTGGAACTACTGCTGGAGTTGTCGGCGAAGAAAGCATCAATCACGGGCCACGTCATTCTCATAATTCTGCAGCATCATTTTATGCAGGGACTTATTTTTGTTtctcaacatttattttatgtgtaaTCTTTTGGCTTTAA
- the LOC120575773 gene encoding uncharacterized protein isoform X2, with protein MRVRFLTCFIAVLCTQAISILGFSSEHRALNSSNTSIQTKQPTSRNYGSIKEGIKLHREDKKYIKEEKFERAYDSIKKARGKGANGGANDNRSEPRRSRSSAPSISMLSWISTVCVSFVLTFHAKLL; from the exons ATGAGAGTAAGATTTCTCACATGTTTCATCGCTGTTTTATGCACTCAAGCTATATCGATTTTAGGTTTCAGTTCAGAACATAGAGCTTTAAACTCATCAAATACCAGCATACAAACCAAGCAACCTACTAGTA GAAACTATGGAAGCATAAAAGAAGGAATCAAGTTGCACAGAGAAGATAAGAAATATATCAAGGAGGAAAAATTTGAACGAGCTTATGACTCAATTAAGAAAGCTAGAGGAAAAGGAGCTAACGGTGGTGCAAATGATAATCGCTCTGAGCCTCGCCGTTCTAGAAGCTCTGCACCATCCATATCCATGTTGTCTTGGATTTCAACTGTGTGTGTAAGCTTTGTTTTAACCTTCCATGCTAAGTTGCTAtga
- the LOC120575773 gene encoding uncharacterized protein isoform X1 has product MRVRFLTCFIAVLCTQAISILGFSSEHRALNSSNTSIQTKQPTSNVGNYGSIKEGIKLHREDKKYIKEEKFERAYDSIKKARGKGANGGANDNRSEPRRSRSSAPSISMLSWISTVCVSFVLTFHAKLL; this is encoded by the exons ATGAGAGTAAGATTTCTCACATGTTTCATCGCTGTTTTATGCACTCAAGCTATATCGATTTTAGGTTTCAGTTCAGAACATAGAGCTTTAAACTCATCAAATACCAGCATACAAACCAAGCAACCTACTAGTA ATGTAGGAAACTATGGAAGCATAAAAGAAGGAATCAAGTTGCACAGAGAAGATAAGAAATATATCAAGGAGGAAAAATTTGAACGAGCTTATGACTCAATTAAGAAAGCTAGAGGAAAAGGAGCTAACGGTGGTGCAAATGATAATCGCTCTGAGCCTCGCCGTTCTAGAAGCTCTGCACCATCCATATCCATGTTGTCTTGGATTTCAACTGTGTGTGTAAGCTTTGTTTTAACCTTCCATGCTAAGTTGCTAtga